A genome region from Panicum virgatum strain AP13 chromosome 4K, P.virgatum_v5, whole genome shotgun sequence includes the following:
- the LOC120704482 gene encoding outer mitochondrial transmembrane helix translocase-like isoform X2, with protein sequence MRSSDSSRFVQELVLYAASAALSCLVLFAGLRQLDPNRAASQKAAQQKKEIAKRLGRPLVSTTPYEDVIACDVINPDSIDVEFDSIGGLDHVKQALYELVILPLRRPELFAFGKLLSPQKGVLLYGPPGTGKTMLAKAIARESGAVFINVRISNLMSKWFGDAQKLVAAVFSLAHKLQPAIIFIDEVDSFLGQRRTTDHEAMTNMKTEFMSLWDGFTTDQNARVMVLAATNRPSELDEAILRRFTQIFEIGIPVQSERSKILQVVLKGENVEPNIDYDHIARLCEGFTGSDILELCKQAAFYPIRELLDSEKNGRNIDKPRPLRQSDLERALSTSRKGKKAASSGLQSPLWVRPSDSEDDQIS encoded by the exons ATGAGGTCGTCGGACTCGTCGCGCTTCGTGCAGGAGCTCGTGCTctacgccgccagcgccgcgctCAGCTGCCTCGTCCTCttcgccggcctccgccagctcgaccccaaCCGCGCCGCGTCCCAGAAGGCCGCGCAGCAGAAGAAGGAGATCGCCAAGCGCCTCGGCCGCCCGCTCGTCTCCACCACGCCCTACGAG GATGTGATTGCGTGCGACGTCATCAACCCCGACAGCATCGACGTCGAGTTCGACTCCATCGGGGGCCTCGACCACGTCAAGCAGGCGCTCTACGAGCTCGTCATCctgcccctgcgccgcccggaGCTCTTCGCCTTCGGCAAGCTCCTCAGCCCCCAGAAGGGCGTCCTCCTCTATGGCCCGCCCGGCACCGGGAAGACCATGCTCGCCAAGGCCATCGCCAGGGAGTCGGGGGCAGTCTTCATCAATGTCAGGATCTCCAATCTCATGAGCAAGTGGTTTGGGGATGCGCAGAAGCTCG TTGCGGCTGTGTTTAGCCTTGCTCACAAGCTCCAGCCTGCTATTATCTTCATCGATGAGGTTGATAGTTTCTTGGGGCAGCGACGCACAACAGACCATGAAGCCATGACTAATATGAAGACGGAGTTCATGTCCCTCTGGGACGGCTTCACCACTGATC AGAATGCTCGTGTGATGGTCCTTGCTGCTACAAACAGGCCTTCTGAGTTAGATGAGGCCATCCTCAGGCGCTTTACACAGATATTTGAAATTGGAATTCCTGTTCAGAGTGAAAGGAGCAAGATACTTCAGGTTGTATTGAAGGGTGAAAATGTTGAGCCAAATATTGATTATGATCACATTGCAAGACTGTGTGAGGGCTTTACTGGATCAGATATCCTAGAACTGTGCAAGCAGGCAGCATTCTACCCTATCAGGGAGCTGTTGGATAGTGAGAAAAATGGGAGGAACATAGAT AAACCTAGACCATTGAGACAATCAGACTTGGAGAGAGCCTTATCAACATCTAGAAAGGGCAAGAAGGCTGCAAGCTCAGGGCTACAGTCACCCTTGTGGGTTCGGCCCTCAGATTCAGAAGACGATCAG ATCTCGTGA
- the LOC120704482 gene encoding outer mitochondrial transmembrane helix translocase-like isoform X1, whose protein sequence is MRSSDSSRFVQELVLYAASAALSCLVLFAGLRQLDPNRAASQKAAQQKKEIAKRLGRPLVSTTPYEDVIACDVINPDSIDVEFDSIGGLDHVKQALYELVILPLRRPELFAFGKLLSPQKGVLLYGPPGTGKTMLAKAIARESGAVFINVRISNLMSKWFGDAQKLVAAVFSLAHKLQPAIIFIDEVDSFLGQRRTTDHEAMTNMKTEFMSLWDGFTTDQNARVMVLAATNRPSELDEAILRRFTQIFEIGIPVQSERSKILQVVLKGENVEPNIDYDHIARLCEGFTGSDILELCKQAAFYPIRELLDSEKNGRNIDKPRPLRQSDLERALSTSRKGKKAASSGLQSPLWVRPSDSEDDQVQSAIFEISKLMSRIVQNSQSESEPQEPSSP, encoded by the exons ATGAGGTCGTCGGACTCGTCGCGCTTCGTGCAGGAGCTCGTGCTctacgccgccagcgccgcgctCAGCTGCCTCGTCCTCttcgccggcctccgccagctcgaccccaaCCGCGCCGCGTCCCAGAAGGCCGCGCAGCAGAAGAAGGAGATCGCCAAGCGCCTCGGCCGCCCGCTCGTCTCCACCACGCCCTACGAG GATGTGATTGCGTGCGACGTCATCAACCCCGACAGCATCGACGTCGAGTTCGACTCCATCGGGGGCCTCGACCACGTCAAGCAGGCGCTCTACGAGCTCGTCATCctgcccctgcgccgcccggaGCTCTTCGCCTTCGGCAAGCTCCTCAGCCCCCAGAAGGGCGTCCTCCTCTATGGCCCGCCCGGCACCGGGAAGACCATGCTCGCCAAGGCCATCGCCAGGGAGTCGGGGGCAGTCTTCATCAATGTCAGGATCTCCAATCTCATGAGCAAGTGGTTTGGGGATGCGCAGAAGCTCG TTGCGGCTGTGTTTAGCCTTGCTCACAAGCTCCAGCCTGCTATTATCTTCATCGATGAGGTTGATAGTTTCTTGGGGCAGCGACGCACAACAGACCATGAAGCCATGACTAATATGAAGACGGAGTTCATGTCCCTCTGGGACGGCTTCACCACTGATC AGAATGCTCGTGTGATGGTCCTTGCTGCTACAAACAGGCCTTCTGAGTTAGATGAGGCCATCCTCAGGCGCTTTACACAGATATTTGAAATTGGAATTCCTGTTCAGAGTGAAAGGAGCAAGATACTTCAGGTTGTATTGAAGGGTGAAAATGTTGAGCCAAATATTGATTATGATCACATTGCAAGACTGTGTGAGGGCTTTACTGGATCAGATATCCTAGAACTGTGCAAGCAGGCAGCATTCTACCCTATCAGGGAGCTGTTGGATAGTGAGAAAAATGGGAGGAACATAGAT AAACCTAGACCATTGAGACAATCAGACTTGGAGAGAGCCTTATCAACATCTAGAAAGGGCAAGAAGGCTGCAAGCTCAGGGCTACAGTCACCCTTGTGGGTTCGGCCCTCAGATTCAGAAGACGATCAGGTACAGAGCGCAATCTTTGAGATATCTAAGCTGATGTCTCGAATAGTTCAGAACAGTCAGTCAGAATCAGAACCGCAAGAGCCTTCTTCACCTTAA
- the LOC120704483 gene encoding ras-related protein RABA3-like, protein MEEDYVFKIVVIGDSAVGKTQLLGRFTRDEFFLDSKSTIGIEFQTRTVDIARRRVKAQIWDAAGQERYRAVTGACYRGALGAMLVNDVTRRHTFEHAARWVDELRAHADKSIVVMLIGNKADLAAAGRAVAADEAAAFAEEQGLFFSEASALSGEHVERAFLRLLEEIHANVSRRPLGVAADEEASADGRGHGGGADVLMLKGTKLSLADEMSIIMETSALRRASSCSCS, encoded by the coding sequence ATGGAGGAGGACTACGTGTTCAAGATCGTGGTGATCGGCGACTCGGCGGTGGGGAAGACGCAGCTGCTGGGGCGCTTCACCCGCGACGAGTTCTTCCTCGACTCCAAGTCCACCATCGGCATCGAGTTCCAGACGCGCACCGTCGACATCGCCCGGCGGCGCGTCAAGGCCCAGATTTgggacgccgccggccaggAGCGCTACAGGGCGGTCACCGGCGCCTGCTACCGAGGCGCGCTGGGGGCCATGCTCGTCAACGACGTCACCAGGCGCCACACCTTCGAGCACGCCGCGCGCTGGGTCGACGAGCTCCGCGCCCACGCCGACAAGTCCATCGTCGTCATGCTCATCGGCAACAAGGCcgacctggccgccgccggacgcGCGGTGGCCGCCGACGAGGCGGCCGCCTTCGCCGAGGAGCAGGGGCTCTTCTTCTCCGAGGCGTCCGCGCTCAGCGGGGAGCACGTCGAGCGCGCCTTCCTCAGGCTGCTCGAGGAGATCCACGCCAACGTGTCCAGGAGGCCgctgggggtggcggcggacgAGGAGGCCAGCGCCGACGGCCGCGGGCACGGTGGTGGCGCGGACGTGCTGATGCTTAAGGGCACTAAGCTCTCGCTCGCTGATGAGATGTCCATCATCATGGAGACGAGCGCCTTGAGGCGAGCAAGCAGCTGCTCGTGCTCGTAA
- the LOC120704484 gene encoding FCS-Like Zinc finger 2-like has translation MGELEEEERYVQGASRFFRVKPRAGGANLHYLGSCFLCKESIACNRDVFMYKGDAAFCSDDCRQEQMDMDEALQTVARRHRLLRAPPSSSSSPAADAAASRPPAMRRRPTIANLAARNPPVAAS, from the exons ATgggggagctggaggaggaggagcgatACGTGCAGGGGGCGTCGAGGTTCTTCCGGGTCaagccgcgcgccggcggcgccaatCTCCACTACCTCGGGTCGTGCTTCCTCTGCAAGGAGAGCATCGCCTGCAACCGCGACGTCTTCATGTACAA GGGGGACGCCGCCTTCTGCAGCGACGACTGCAGGCAGGAGCAGATGGACATGGACGAGGCGCTCCAGACCGTGGCgcggcgccaccgcctcctgcgcgcgccgccgtcgtcctcgtcctcgccggCAGCTGATGCGGCGGCGTCAAGgccgccggcgatgcgccgccgcccgaccaTCGCCAATCTCGCGGCGCGCAATCCCCCCGTGGCCGCAAGCTAG
- the LOC120704486 gene encoding probable serine/threonine-protein kinase PBL19 has product MGCFAFRSGKGRSKSQPAPGAKTAPAKSPPASDSSGGVGQRSKASSASASTPTRSIQELSEERGAQRLRVFDLDELQSATNGFSRALKVGEGGFGSVYRAFFRSAGGGRVVLAVKRLNQRSLQGHKQWLAEVQFLGVLEHPNLVKLIGYCAVDSEAGNHRLLVYEFMPNKTLDDHLFNRAHPPLSWRLRLQIMIGAARGLDYLHEGVPEVQVIYRDFKASNILLDAEFKPKLSDFGLAREGPTEGKTHVSTAVVGTHGYAAPDYIETGHLTTKSDVWSFGVVLYEILTGRRSLERSRPAEEQKLLAWVRRHPPDGGGFRAIMDPRLGGRYPLAAAREVARLADRCLGKNPKERPAMRDVVEDLERVLQMEPPPPPADKKGGDGRPPPSVKR; this is encoded by the exons ATGGGGTGCTTCGCCTTCAGGAGCGGCAAGGGCAGGTCCAAGAGCCAGCCGGCCCCCGGCGCCAAGACGGCGCCGGCCAAGTCGCCCCCGGCGTCCGACTCCTCCGGTGGCGTCGGGCAGAGGAGCAAGGCCTCGTCCGCATCGGCGTCCACGCCCACCAGGAGCATCCAGGAGCTGTCCGAGGAGCGGGGCGCGCAGCGGCTGCGGGTGTTCGACCTCGACGAGCTCCAGAGCGCCACCAACGGCTTCAGCCGCGCGCTCAAGGTCGGCGAGGGGGGCTTCGGCTCCGTCTACCGCGCCTTCTTccgctccgccggcggcggccgcgtcgtCCTCGCCGTCAAGCGCCTCAACCAGCGCAGCCTTCAG GGTCACAAGCAGTGGCTGGCTGAAGTCCAATTCCTGGGTGTTCTTGAGCACCCGAATCTCGTAAAGCTGATCGGCTACTGTGCAGTGGATTCAGAAGCAGGCAATCACAGGCTGCTGGTCTACGAGTTCATGCCCAACAAGACCTTGGATGACCACCTGTTCAACCGAGCTCATCCTCCCCTTTCATGGAGATTGAGGCTGCAGATCATGATAGGCGCTGCACGGGGCCTGGATTATCTCCATGAAGGAGTGCCGGAAGTTCAG GTGATCTACAGGGATTTTAAAGCATCCAACATTCTTCTCGACGCCGAATTCAAGCCAAAACTGTCGGATTTTGGCCTGGCAAGGGAGGGGCCGACCGAAGGCAAAACGCACGTCTCCACCGCG GTGGTTGGGACGCACGGGTACGCGGCGCCGGACTACATCGAGACGGGGCACCTGACGACGAAGAGCGACGTGTGGAGCTTCGGCGTGGTGCTGTACGAGATCCTGACGGGGCGGCGGTCGCTGGAGCGGAGCCGCCCCGCGGAGGAGCAGAAGCTGCTGGCTTGGGTGCGGCGGCACCCGCCGGACGGCGGCGGGTTCCGGGCCATCATGGACCCGCGTCTGGGCGGGCGGTACCcgctggccgccgcgcgcgaggTGGCCAGGCTCGCCGACCGGTGCCTCGGCAAGAACCCCAAGGAGCGCCCGGCGATGAGGGACGTCGTCGAGGACCTCGAGCGGGTGCTGCAGATggagcccccgccgccgcccgccgacaaGAAAGGAGGCGAtggcaggccgccgccgtcggtcaAGAGGTGA
- the LOC120704487 gene encoding novel plant SNARE 11-like → MDLASVNEELAEIDGQIGDILRALQNGFQKLDKIKDPNRRSRQLEELTDKMRDCKRLIKDFERVSKDEVGRTDPETAKMLHDRKQSMIKELNSYVALKKQYASENKRIDLFDGPSVEDDYGEENVLLASNMTNQQLMDQGNQLMDGTDQAIARSKQTVQETINVGTETAAALKAQTEQMSRVINELDSIHFSIKKASQLVKEIGRQVATDRCIMAMLFLIVAGVIAVIVVKIVNPHNKDIPNIPGLAPPVSRRLLR, encoded by the exons ATGGATTTGGCGTCGGTCAACGAGGAGCTGGCCGAGATCGACGGACAGATCGGCGATATCCTCCGAGCATTGCA GAATGGGTTTCAGAAGCTGGACAAGATCAAGGATCCCAACCGCCGCAGCAGGCAGCTTGAGGAGCTTACTGATAAGATGCGAGATTGCAAAAG ACTTATCAAAGACTTTGAGCGAGTTAGCAAAGATGAGGTAGGGCGTACGGATCCGGAGACAGCAAAAATGCTGCATGACAGAAAACAGTCAATG ATCAAAGAATTAAACTCTTATGTTGCTCTTAAGAAACA ATATGCAAGTGAAAACAAACGAATTGATCTTTTTGATGGTCCTAGTGTTGAAGATGACTATGGTGAAGAAAATGTCCTGTTAGCATCAA ATATGACAAACCAGCAGTTAATGGATCAAGGCAATCAACTAATGGATGGAACTGATCAAGCTATCGCACGATCTAAACAG ACTGTCCAAGAGACAATTAATGTAGGCACAGAAACTGCAGCTGCCTTGAAAGCTCAG ACCGAGCAAATGAGCAGAGTTATTAATGAGCTGGACTCCATCCATTTCTCCATTAAAAAGGCATCTCAATTGGTGAAAGAAATCGGTAGACAG GTTGCAACTGATCGCTGCATCATGGCCATGCTTTTTCTCATTGTTGCTGGAGTCATAGCAGTAATTGTTGTTAAG ATTGTAAACCCACACAACAAGGATATTCCCAACATCCCAGGACTTGCACCACCTGTAAGCAGGAGGCTGTTGAGATAG
- the LOC120704489 gene encoding uncharacterized protein LOC120704489, whose product MKTGKKTFVFLFSIISVTSDTLMLHPEEPLQPPKPHQQNGAKLDLTTTTTISAMKHLLLPSPLPLLLHRPSKPLLLHPRRRLVRISPAASDGSSGEPATAASEPATDTVTQPSPPAAAPSSGKPTGIKNRLKVRNQARRFQLDAPPEEVTPKKKASASASASAAAPRREKQRERKGWEEMSLAEKAVELYVGEKGLLFWLNKFAYASIFIMVGAWILFRFVGPSLGLYQLDAPPLPPTAVFGGSP is encoded by the coding sequence ATGAAAACCGGGAAAAAAACATTTGTTTTCCTATTTTCCATCATCAGCGTAACGTCTGATACTCTGATGCTCCATCCAGAAGAGCCGTTGCAGCCACCCAAACCCCATCAACAAAACGGCGCCAAACTCGacctgacgacgacgacgaccatctccgccatgaagcacctcctcctcccctcccctctcccgctcctcctccaccgcccatCCAAGCCCCTtctcctccaccctcgccgccgcctcgtccgcaTCTCCCCCGCCGCGTCCGACGGCAGCTCTGGCGAACCTGCAACAGCCGCATCGGAGCCTGCCACGGACACTGTCACCCAGCCCTCTCCACCGGCCGCTGCCCCCTCCAGCGGCAAGCCCACCGGCATCAAGAACCGCCTCAAGGTGAGGAACCAGGCCCGCCGGTTCCAGCTTGATGCCCCGCCTGAGGAGGTGACGCCAAAGAAgaaggcgtcggcgtcggcgtcggcgtcggctgCGGCGCCGAGGAGGGAGAAGCAGCGGGAGCGGAAGGGGTGGGAGGAGATGAGCCTGGCCGAGAAGGCCGTGGAGCTGTACGTCGGGGAGAAGGGGCTGCTCTTCTGGCTCAACAAGTTCGCCTACGCCTCCATCTTCATCATGGTCGGCGCCTGGATCCTGTTCCGCTTCGTCGGCCCGTCGCTCGGGCTCTACCAGCTCGacgccccgccgctgccgccgaccgCTGTGTTCGGCGGCTCGCCGTGA